Part of the Tolypothrix sp. PCC 7910 genome, GTGTCTGCTAAAATCCGATGACCTGCAGTTGTAGGATGAATACTGTCCCAAAATAAAAACTTGTCGGGATTGTTACAACTAGCCTGGGTTGCTAGACAAGCACTAGTTACATTTGTGAAGCCAAATTTTTCGGGATGGGTAATTGCTTCTCGATAGAGATGATTAACATCGAGTTGGATGATTTTCTTATCGGAACCAGACTTTTGCTGAACTAAATTCAGAGATTTAGTCAATTCCGCATTGTGCAAATTCGTTACTGTACTTAAGTTAGCAGCATTGTAAGTGCTAGAGGTAGCGGGGATTTTGCCTAAATCTGGTAAATTAGCCACCAGCACTGTTTTCGCCCCGGCTGTTAATAGTGAATCAAGTGCAGTAGATAAATTGGCGATCGCAGAATTAGTATTACTACTACCGTACAGATAATCGTTAGCACCCGCCCAGATAATATAAAGGGCATGGGGATTTACCTTGGGCTGAGACTTGGTATAACTATCTACTTGTGCTAATACCCCAGGAACACCGTTAAGACTACCGCTAATGGTAGTAGCACCACCACAAGCAAAATTAATATTTTTGCCCTTTTGTAATCCTAATTTAGAACCAAGATGTTCTACCCACACCGGGCCATTAGAATAACGTCCTTGAAAGTAAGGAGGGCTAGGGGGGTAAACTCCTTGTGTCGCCTTGAATACATTACCTGTATCTGAAAGGCTATCACCAAAAACGTAGAGTTCGTTAATTTGTTCGCTATGAAAATTTTGAGAACTCTTTGTAGAATCTGCAAGTATGACCATAATTAAAGTAAAAACAGCTAGTGCTATTGCAAAAATCTTGTTTCTCACTTTGAAAGTTTCGCCTCACAAAATGGCAAAACCCTCTTCCTCATCAAAGAAAGAGAGATATTATCTCAAAATTCAACTTATGAAGATGAATGCTTTATCCGAATTGCTAATTCTGATTTTTTCTCGGTTCTGTGTGTCAAAGACTGTTTACTTCTCACTTAGATAATGTAACGTTACATCACGTAACTTTTTGGGATAGTAACCGTACCTATTCCTGGGTAGTTGCACTACTATTTTTGTTTTTGTAACTTCTTTTTTGACAATATACAATTAAGATAATATTTTATTAATCACGCAAGTTTTAGCTTGCTGATATATCACTAATAAAGCCTCTATAATCAGCCTCTAGATATTTTCCCTGGCTATTCATGTTTTTTTATAGTCACTGACTCACCAATAATAGTAAGAAAAAAAGGAGGTGAGCTTGGTTCAACCTCCTTTGATTTTAGGAGCTAATGTCTGATGTTAAGGTGCGTTGATTTAAAATCAGTTCTAGCAGGTTTTCCTCATGTTAATCTGATTAAAATTATAATTACTCAAGCTAGAGATAGATAAATTTATCAGTTATTATCTATTTTCTTTGTAGTATCTGACACTTTTAGTTGTTACATTGTCTAGACATTATAAAAGATAGCATTCTGGTGCTCAATGAACTACATAAATAAATACAGTTCAGTTAAGAAAATTAATTGATAACCAAACCAAAAAATAGAACAATCATTTTGGAGGGGGTTTGGGGGACGCAACCGTCACCCAATCGGGGGTTTAGGGGAGAATCCCCCAATGCTGCTAGCTTTTTTAATAAGTGACAAATAAATCGCTAGAGGAAGCAGAGGAGAAAGAATCTGCCACTATGAAAATGGGATAATTTAGTTGCTGGAAGTCCCTTACTAGAGATTATTTTTGAATCTCCATCTGAGAAATTAGAGATTCTTTTTTGCTTTTACCGCAAGGTTCAGCACTTTGGCAATCACTAACTGATTCAATTTTATAAGTTAAACTCACTTTTTTATTTAAAAAAGTTTCTGGTTTTTCGCACATTTCAAATGTTGCGCCTAAATTATGTTCAGTTCCCTTGTCATCAACTAAGGTAACGTAGCATTTTAAATCCCCATTTACCATTTCTTTAATAGTGCCAATTTGCGGTTGTGCTGATGCAGATACTTCAGCTTCATCATTTTTAGCTTTGCTATTACTAGATTGTTTCTTGGGGGCTTCTATTTTATTTTGTGTGGTTGTGGAAGTTGTTTTTACCGCTTCCGTCTTTGTTGGTGCTGTTGATGAAGTTTCCTTTGTACTATCACTCGGTGCATTACTGCAACTAGTAATCCAGATAGAGCAAATAACCACCGCAATTGTTGAGGCTAGCTTTTTCATTAGTGTAATTTGAAAGTACAGCAATCAGGCTGATTTCACACCTATAAAAATTCAAAGTAAAATTTTTAATAGTGTGAAATCTTATACCTAGATTAACTAAAGCTTTTTAACAGAACTTTCGCAATAACACAGCTATAGTACATAAAGTTTAATGTGAAAAAATTTAAACCATTTGCTTGACTTTAGATTTGGCTAATTCACTGGGAGCAAAGGCACCATTTTCTGTAATGATGGCTGTAATCAACTCTGCTGGGGTAACATCAAAAGCCGGATTATAAAAGTCCACCCCTGAAGGCGTGAGAACAGTATCGCCTACTTGATAAATTTCTGCCGGATTTCGTTCCTCAATGGGAATTTGACTACCATCAGATAATTCAAAATCTATAGTAGATAAAGGCGCAGCAACAAAGAAAGGAATATTATGTGCTTTAGCTGCGATCGCCACACTATATGTACCTATTTTATTAGCAGTATCACCGTTAGCTGTAATTCGATCAGCCCCAACAACCACAGCATGAATTAAACCCTGTTTCATACAATGGGCTGCCATATTATCAGTAATTACCGTCACTGGTATTCCTTCTTGAACACATTCCCAAGCTGTAAGTTTGGCACCCTGCAAGCGGGGACGGGTTTCGTCAGCAAACACTCGTGCTAAACGCCCTTCTCGCCAAGCGGAACGCACCACACCCAAAGCTGTACCGTAACCAGCAGTAGCCAAAGCCCCAGCATTACAGTGAGTTAAAATTGTCAATTTTTCAGGATTTTTGGGCAATACTGCCAAGCCATTGTCACCAATCGCCTGACAAGTCTGTAAATCTTCAGCATGAATAGCTTGAGCCGTTTCCAAGAGATTTTGTTTAAGTTCTGCTACTGTTCCCAAGTTTTCATAGGCAGTTTTCATCATGCGGCTAATTGCCCAAAATAAATTTACTGCTGTGGGGCGAGTAGAACGCAACAATTGGGCAACCTGTTCTAAGCGCTGCAAAAATTCCTGACGGTTACTGGTTTCAATTTCCCTCGCACCCAGATAGATACCGTATGCAGCTGCAACCCCAATTGCTGGCGCACCACGAACAATCATAGTTTTAATTGCCCACGCCATATCTTCGCTGCGGTGAATTTCTACAAAAGCATATTCATTAGGCAGGCGAGTTTGATCGATTAATGATACTGTGTCGTCATGCCAAATAATGGGATAAACCTGGTTTTGAGAATTTGTCACGTTGCTTTGCTCCAAACTTAAAATTTAAAATTAACAATTCCTTGATGCACAAAATTTTGCTGTTAATGAAGCAACAAAACTGGGTAGCAACTTTTAGCGGGTAGACATTGGTAGAAATTTCGTTGCAACCCTAATACTAACTGTTGCTTAACTCGGTTAATGGAAAAAGGAAAGACAATACCTTTAACCCTTCTCCTTTACCCCTTACCCAAACCAAATTATCAGTTCAAAATACTCAACGAGTTGTATTGGTACTCACCCTGCTATGCATATTTGAAAAATTAGGTACTAATTTTATCTCAATTCAGCCACGAAATTTTGCTGTTAATGATGCCACTAAACTAGGTAGATATTCGGTAGCTGCACCAGCAAAAATTGTAAAATCCTCAAGCGCCTGATAATTAGGATGTGGATCAATAAAGTATTTTTCCGGTACATTTTGGAAGAACTTCAACAAATTAGCAGCTGGGTAAACTGTTGCAGATGTGCCAATCACAATAAACACATCTACCTGAGCTACCATTGCATACAAATCATCGACTCTCATATCCACAGCTTCGCCAAACCAGACAACATCAGGGCGTAATTGCTTATCGCACTTAGGGCAAAGTTCGCCTAGTTGAGTTGGTTTTGCGATCGCAAAACCGATAATCACATTGCCAATCAGCATCCATTGGGGGAATACCAAAGTGCCACTCACACTTGTGGTAATCTATCCGCCCGTGAATATGCCAAACATCTTGCACACCAGCTTTTTCTAATAGAGTATCAATATTTTGGGTAATGCAAGTAACATCAAACTTTGCAGCCAGTTCCGCAATAGCAAAGTGTGCAGCATTAGGTTGGCATTGCTGCATCTGTACAAATCTTTGGGCATAAAAATCCAGCACTAGCGGTTGATTTTGCATCCAACCTAAAGGTGTTGCCACATCTTCAATCCGATGTCCTTCCCACAACCCACCTGCACCTCTAAAAGTAGGAATACCACTTTCTGCCGAAAGCCCTGCCCCACTGAATACAACAATTTTAGGCATATATCTCCTGAAAATTGATTTAATTCAATTTAGATTACCCATTTATGCGAAGCAGCAATAAACTCAATGTCCATCTGGGGAGAAAACCTACCTCAGCAATTCAGGTAATGCCCAATTACCAATTACCCATTACCAATTTTCATCTAAGTTAATTTTTCTAACACTGTGCCCATATCATGTATCCGGTGTAAATAAAAACTGCTGTAATGATTCTGAAATCCTACCGCTTAATTCTCAAAATTAAGTTCAGGAAATTGGTTTGCATCTGAATTAGTAGATCAAGGACATTCGGACTCTATTTATGCAATTATTCAAAATTTTCTCAAAAAAAACTAGCAAGAGGTATTATTATCCTCTACTATCTCTACTCCTAGCTTGCATCTTAATATTTACTTCAGTCAGCTTCAGCCAAGCGCAGGAAGATAGTAGTACTAGCCAGCCACCTAATACCAACTCTACACAAATAGAGAATACAAATACTCCTCAGCAACCTAGTAATGAACTGTGGAATGCGCCGCGTGTGACCACAATTAGGAGCGTTAGCCCCAAAGAATTGTATATCAGCATTCCTCAATCACTAGTACCGGAAAATATTAATAACTACAAACAAGAAAGACTGAATTTAGTTATTACAGGTGACAACTTTCCCAAAATAGATAATTCAGCCAACAAGAAAATTGCCGTCAAAATTGGTAATCCGCCTGATATTGCTACTACCAATAATATTAGAGTAGCAGATGATAGAAGAGCAATTTATGCCACTTTTAATGGCGATCAATTAAAAAAATTAAGCAGAGGATTACGCCCTGTAATTGTAGAGGTAGAAGGAAACGCCACTAATATAGACCCTTCACTAGGTGCAGAACAACTTCAGGTCACAGTCAAGCGTCCTGTGAGTGAGTTAACTACTTTCATTGTGTTTGCGATCGCAGCTCTGTTCACGTTCCTAATTATAGCCATCATCTATGTGCTGGCTACAGAGTCGAAAAAAACCGACTTACCGCAACCAGTCAAAGAAAGCAATACAAGAAAGTTTAATTCTTTAGAGTGGTTGATTCTTGATCGCCAAACCAATACCTTTAGTTTGGCACGTGCTCAGTTTGTTTGGTGGCTGACTATTATTGTGTTTGGCTATTTATTTCTCTTCATCGGCCGCGGACTGATTCAAGACATTTGGGAGTTCATTCCCCTATCGGGATTTGCCTATACTTTTTTAATTAGTTTAGTAACATTAGTTACTGCCCAAGCCACATCTGCCGTGCGTGGTAGTAAAGGTTCTGGGCAAGTAAATCCTGCATGGTCGGATTTAGTGGTACATGGTGGTGTAGTAGCCTTAGAACGGGTACAGCAGGTAGTTTGGAACTTAATTATTGGTGTCGCTTTCATTGTTATTCTTTTAGTCACCTATACTACTGCATCTTCCTTACCAACCATCCCTTCAGAAATTTTGGTACTCATGGGTATCAGTGCTGGTGGTTACATCGGTGGTAAAGCAGTCCGCAAACCAGGGCCCAATATTAGCCAAGTAGTTTTGTGGGGTGAACCAATAGACTGGAATACAAATCCTCAACTTA contains:
- a CDS encoding Sir2 family NAD-dependent protein deacetylase, yielding MIIGFAIAKPTQLGELCPKCDKQLRPDVVWFGEAVDMRVDDLYAMVAQVDVFIVIGTSATVYPAANLLKFFQNVPEKYFIDPHPNYQALEDFTIFAGAATEYLPSLVASLTAKFRG
- the mtnA gene encoding S-methyl-5-thioribose-1-phosphate isomerase; protein product: MTNSQNQVYPIIWHDDTVSLIDQTRLPNEYAFVEIHRSEDMAWAIKTMIVRGAPAIGVAAAYGIYLGAREIETSNRQEFLQRLEQVAQLLRSTRPTAVNLFWAISRMMKTAYENLGTVAELKQNLLETAQAIHAEDLQTCQAIGDNGLAVLPKNPEKLTILTHCNAGALATAGYGTALGVVRSAWREGRLARVFADETRPRLQGAKLTAWECVQEGIPVTVITDNMAAHCMKQGLIHAVVVGADRITANGDTANKIGTYSVAIAAKAHNIPFFVAAPLSTIDFELSDGSQIPIEERNPAEIYQVGDTVLTPSGVDFYNPAFDVTPAELITAIITENGAFAPSELAKSKVKQMV
- a CDS encoding Sir2 family NAD-dependent protein deacetylase; translated protein: MPKIVVFSGAGLSAESGIPTFRGAGGLWEGHRIEDVATPLGWMQNQPLVLDFYAQRFVQMQQCQPNAAHFAIAELAAKFDVTCITQNIDTLLEKAGVQDVWHIHGRIDYHKCEWHFGIPPMDADWQCDYRFCDRKTNSTRRTLP
- a CDS encoding SGNH/GDSL hydrolase family protein, which encodes MVILADSTKSSQNFHSEQINELYVFGDSLSDTGNVFKATQGVYPPSPPYFQGRYSNGPVWVEHLGSKLGLQKGKNINFACGGATTISGSLNGVPGVLAQVDSYTKSQPKVNPHALYIIWAGANDYLYGSSNTNSAIANLSTALDSLLTAGAKTVLVANLPDLGKIPATSSTYNAANLSTVTNLHNAELTKSLNLVQQKSGSDKKIIQLDVNHLYREAITHPEKFGFTNVTSACLATQASCNNPDKFLFWDSIHPTTAGHRILADTALKAISVPR